The following proteins come from a genomic window of Miscanthus floridulus cultivar M001 chromosome 2, ASM1932011v1, whole genome shotgun sequence:
- the LOC136527724 gene encoding transcription factor MYBS3-like: MTRRCSHCSHNGHNSRTCPNRGVKIFGVRLTDGSAIRKCASMGNLSLLSAGSTSGGASPADGPDLADGGYASDDFVQGSSSASRERKKGVPWTEEEHRRFLLGLQKLGKGDWRGISRNFVVSRTPTQVASHAQKYFIRQSNMSRRKRRSSLFDMVPDESMDLPPLPGSQEPETSVLNQPPLPPPVEEEVESMESDTSAVAESSAASALMPESLQPTYPMIVPAYFSPFLQFSVPFWPNQEDGGDLPQETHEIVKPVAVHSKNPINVDELVGMSKLSIGEEPGQETVSTSLSLNLLGGQNRQSAFHANPTRAQA; encoded by the exons ATGACGCGGCGGTGCTCGCACTGCAGCCACAACGGGCACAACTCGCGGACGTGCCCCAACCGCGGGGTCAAGATCTTCGGGGTGCGCCTCACCGATGGCTCGGCCATCCGCAAGTGCGCCAGCATGGGGAACCTCTCCCTCCTCTCCGCGGGATCCACCAGCGGCGGCGCGTCCCCCGCCGACGGGCCCGACCTCGCCGACGGCGGCTACGCCTCCGACGACTTCGTCCAGGGCTCCTCCTCCGCCAGCCGCGAGCGCAAGAAAG GTGTTCCTTGGACTGAAGAAGAACACCGGAGGTTTTTGCTGGGATTACAAAAGCTTGGGAAAGGTGATTGGCGAGGAATTTCTCGTAATTTCGTGGTCTCAAGAACACCTACTCAAGTAGCAAGTCATGCTCAAAAATATTTTATACGCCAATCAAATATGAGCAGAAGGAAGAGAAGGTCTAGCCTTTTCGACATGGTGCCTGATGAG TCCATGGACCTTCCACCCCTTCCTGGAAGTCAAGAACCAGAGACCTCAGTGTTAAATCAACCACCACTGCCTCCTcctgtggaggaggaggtggaatcGATGGAGTCAGATACTTCTGCTGTTGCAGAGAGTTCTGCAGCTTCTGCTCTCATGCCTGAGAGTTTACAGCCTACCTATCCGATGATTGTTCCAGCTTATTTCTCACCATTCTTGCAATTCTCAGTTCCTTTCTGGCCAAATCAGGAAGATGGAGGCGATCTGCCCCAAGAAACACACGAGATTGTCAAGCCTGTtgcagttcattccaagaatccAATTAATGTTGATGAACTTGTGGGCATGTCAAAGCTAAGCATAGGGGAGGAGCCTGGTCAGGAGACAGTGTCTACTTCTCTGTCGCTAAATCTGCTAGGGGGTCAAAATAGGCAGTCGGCTTTCCATGCAAATCCTACGAGAGCTCAAGCCTGA